A stretch of the Chanos chanos chromosome 1, fChaCha1.1, whole genome shotgun sequence genome encodes the following:
- the LOC115812291 gene encoding uncharacterized protein LOC115812291, which yields MDCSSVNSITLEMLRRARETVSSSPLAVINTPMIPWCQTTLPLNVTCNIHIKLENMQRTGSFKIRGVANQFAKRSGGGHFVTMSAGNYGKSFAYATKLYGTKGKVVMPETAPLSRSVLIKSFGVEVERVPTSNLMNVVNRCVREENMTLLHSYDDLDLIAGHASLGFEILEVMPNPDVVVVCCGGGGLLAGVAAAIKLSGCENTRIYGVEPEGACTMFKSFIEKKPVGMETKSIASGLAPPFAGTLPFELCQKFVEDIVLVSDEEIKAAVSTLYKAGLVVEPSGSAAFAAVSNHKIPDITGKNIVVILSGGNIGKDELTSFPE from the exons ATGGACTGCTCATCGGTGAACAGCATCACCCTGGAAATGCTCAGAAGGGCCCGAGAGACAGTGAGCTCCAGCCCTCTGGCCGTGATCAACACCCCTATGATTCCATGGTGCCAAACCACACTACCACTGAACGTCACTTGCAACATCCACATAAAACTGGAGAACATGCAAAGGACTG GTTCATTTAAAATAAGAGGAGTTGCCAACCAGTTTGCCAAGAGATCCGGAGGAGGTCATTTTGTCACCATGTCTGCAGGGAACTATGGGAAATCATTTGCCTATGCCACAAAACTCTATGGAACTAAAGGAAAAGTGGTGATGCCTGAAACTGCCCCCCTCTCCAGATCTGTACTGATAAAA AGTTTTGGAGTGGAGGTTGAACGAGTGCCAACGTCAAACCTCATGAACGTAGTTAATCGGTGTGTGCGAGAGGAGAACATGACATTGCTGCACTCATACGATGACCTGGACCTGATTGCAGGTCATGCAAG CCTTGGTTTTGAGATCCTGGAGGTGATGCCAAATCCAGATGTTGTGGTGGTGTGTTGTGGCGGAGGTGGTTTATTGGCTGGTGTAGCTGCTGCCATCAAACTGTCAGGATGTGAAAATACAAGGATATACGGAGTGGAACCAGAGGGAG CATGTACTATGTTCAAGAGCTTCATTGAAAAGAAGCCAGTTGGAATGGAGACTAAAAGCATTGCCTCAGGATTAGCCCCACCGTTTGCAG GTACTTTGCCATTTGAGCTCTGTCAGAAATTTGTGGAGGATATTGTTCTGGTGAGTGATGAGGAGATCAAGGCTGCTGTGTCGACTTTGTACAAAGCAGGCCTCGTCGTGGAACCCTCAGGATCTGCTGCATTTGCTGCTGTTTCTAATCATAAGATACCAGACATTACAGGGAAGAACATTGTTGTCATTCTTAGTGGAGGAAACATTGGCAAAGATGAGCTTACCAGCTTCCCTGAgtga